The Strigops habroptila isolate Jane chromosome 14, bStrHab1.2.pri, whole genome shotgun sequence genomic sequence cctccattctttttttttcttctgccctATTCCATATTTCTGGaaattttggcatttttatttcatagaatatTTTAcaccttaaaagaaaataggagaGATCCTCTGTGATTGGATACAAGATGCAGCCCTCTCCAGAATAGCTGCACACACATTTATTCTTAGTTAAGCTTGTATACCTCACCTTTGCATATCAGCACGGGAGATGAAAACTTGCTGTGCTGTAGCACATAGCATAGTTTCAcagctggatgagctgtaaTAATTCACTTCTCAAGGGCATGTTACCACATGGTGAATTTGAGGGGCTTTTGGCATCGTTAGTGGATAATGATACAGAAACTAGGTGTTGGGAAGATCAGACTGGTGTGGCAGCTGAACAGACACTTCAGTTTGTCAGCACAGCTGAATGGTGTAGAGTGGTTTCATGAAAGACTTGACGTTTCCATCAGTATTGCTTAGTTTAGAATTTTGAGATACTACCTGGCACTGCAGAATTCATCCTACTAACAAAACGTTTCAAGGGGATTGTATCTTCCCAGGCTTTAGAATAATTACACTTGAAGCCCATCTGGCATCTTCTCTACATCAGTTCTCAGTTATTCACACTAAATTGCTTTGCAAAACTAGCCACATGCAGATTTTTGAATAATGTTGCATAGGTGTTTctccctggggaaaaaaaaaaggttgtatAATAAAATTTTCTAACTTACCTTTGCCTATAATTCCTAAATCATCATGGCAGATATGCATGAAAAATAGGGATACGTTCCTGTGAGGTCATTATCCTATTAACAAAATGTGTGCATCTTCCTTTTAACTTCTGTGGTTGGCCCTAGTTGATACTTAATGCAATGCTCAGTACTAAGTTGGAATGAGTAACTGATTGCTTTGGCTGCTGAATTACTTTGTGAAGTCTCAGTTTTGGCAGTGGTTGGATGCTGACCTGCACTACTTGTACACCAGCTTGGCAATCAGTGGGGATAACTAAAGGATAGTGGTGTTTTCTAGTGTCTTATGAACAAGAAGTATATTTGTCCAGGGTAGATCCTAATATGAACTCTGGTAGAACGTCATCTCTTTGTGAAACTTTTTATGGCAATTAATTATAGTACTTCTTGGTAGAattaagtttattttcttttgagatgGGATCAAAACAATACAGGAATCAGAGCTTTCATATCCAGGTGAGAAGTCTTAAGTTGTAGCTCGACTTCTGAGGCACCGTTACAGCAGCTGTCCAGACTCGTGGTTCAGGAGTCTTCCTTCCCAGTTCTGATAAGGAATACATGGAACAGTGAGTCATTTCACACTATTTCCTTTAGACTTCTGCTTAATAACTCCAAATCACCTTCTGAGGTTCTGGTCGCTGTGCAGCGAACCCGGGCTCGActgtttttcctgccttcttAAAGTACCTTAAAGCACGTGATTGAATTGTGTCCCCTCTCAGTGTGTCATGAAGGTGTTTTCTGTAACTTGATACTGCTTTTGTGTAAGTAGTGTGACAGGGATGGGATCACTGATCTTTTTCAAAAGACAGGTGGCAAAATACTGATGTTGAATCTAATTTGAGAAGTGAGAGACTGGTAAGTATGTGCATCACTTTAATGCATGCAAGTAATAGTAACAGTAACTAGCTTAATTTTATAGCATTCAGTTTACAAAGaagattcaaagaaaatatggaGCTAACTTCATTTGCATCCATTGGGAACCTTCTATGAACTGTATGTTTCAGGAATGGATCATTGCACATATACAAGTCTGTAATGTGTGTCTGCCACTTTGTAACAGTCTCTGATTAAACAGAAGTGAACCActgtttctgtgtattttttttctcctcttgagGACCTATGCAAAGTATTATTGCAACAAATGTTAGATCTTCCAAAGTGTGTGTGAGTATAAAATCCACCTTCTCTCCTGTTATGCTTTGAATAACTTGGTACTATCTCTCATTGTCTCTAAACTGCAAAAACTCATTCATGTGAGCTTTATCTTAAAGTGGTTTATACCCAGAGACAGCAAATGCATTCTGACTTCCCAACCTGTTACTTCCTTTCGCTGCTGGTCTGCTGTCCTTCTGCTGAACTGTCTGTACAGAAAATTTAACTATTTAAGTTGGAAGAGTCAGGGAATGTGGAGCAAAAGTATGGAACAGTGTTTTCATAAAACTTGATAGAGTGTGCTGTGACCTGGTCTGTTCGAAACTCATTTAGGGTGATGTGCTGGAGAGATGAGGTGGCTTTGAAGGTGAGTGTCTGTGCAACTTCTGCCTACAGGATGAGAACAGGTTATTCTGCTAGGCTGGTTGGTCTCACTTGGCTACCACTGTTTACTCATAGGTTAATTTCTAAAAGATGGTGGAAGATAAACCCATTATTTTATTGCTACACCACCTGGAACAATTCATGGCATTTTGGATATGTGCAATGAGGAACAAGTAGAGGACCCTCTAGAGAAGACTGCTGCTTTGCATGAGCTCTTCACTGAAGTTTGTCCTCTGGCCCTTTTGGATCTAGGGAAATTTGGGTATTTGAAAAACAGGAGAACTGCTTTGTCCTAGAAGCTGGCTGGAGCAAGGGGGGCTTGTGTGGTGCCTGGCTGGTTGAAGTGCTCCCAGGTTTGACTTACCAGACTTTGGGAATTTGACTGTGACTGGGTAAAGAATAAGAAGGATGGGTCTGTACTTTCTGCCCTGTGAGCCTCAGCAGGTTGTTTTGCAGCATGGGAGCCAGAGTGCTACTCTGtatatttatgctttttctctaaatctttgtttgttttcttttctgcagggcaCAGGGGGAGGATCTTCACCTGATAAGGTGAAGCGTTTGGATCTAAGCCTTTAGCTTGTAAGAGGTAGAAATGGGTATGTTTGCAAAGCAAGACCCCTACTTAGGCCTTAAAGGAAAGACTGGAGAGTTGGCAGTggtgggggctgcagggcaaGAGCAAGTTACAGTATTCAATCGGGTGTCTGCAGGCAGGAAACAAGTTACAAGATGAACCCTTTTGGCCAAGCCCTCCAGGGGTCCGCTTTGCTGTTGGTCTCCCACATGGAAGGCAAGGGAAAGAGACTGGTATGGCCTGGCCAGCAGTGGCaaactgtttctgcttcctgagGCCAGAGCATGAAGGCTTGGACTAGGTAGAATAATCTTTGGCTTCATCCTGTTTGTTCTGAATTCACAGTGGCTTGCAACCCCTCCTCCAGTTTCTTGCTGTGCCCAGATCTTGGCCGAAGTTGGAAAACCAAATCATACCTTGCTATTGTTAGAACTGCATCTTCAGGTAGGGTAATTCAATTTTCTGGAAATGGTAATTCTTTATAAAGAATGTTTATTAGAGTAAAACTTAAGCTATATGACAGGTTTTCTGGAAATTTTAGTCACAATATTGGCATTAAACAATGTGAAACTCCAAAAATAGCAAGCAGCTTTTTTATGAGAAGCTGGTTGGGACATGATGGTTGCAGACACAGTGCTCACAAAAACtcctttgcatttttcacaTTAGTAAATCAGGCCAGACAATATTTTCAAACATGGCTGTGTTTGCAGTAGACACATTTGGTCCTGGACTGTGTGGACATTTCTTGGATAATGCTACAAAAACAGTATGTGCAGTTGTTGTTTGGTCTATGAAATCATGAGAGTGCttagaaataatcttttttgtTATGATTGTCTCACTGCTGGAGTGTCTCTGCACCCCTCTCCAGATACAGATACTGGTATGGTTTGTAATATTTACATGGAGAAGCAATGTAAGAGTGATGCAGAATTTGCAACCTGTTTTTTTTTATCCTCATGTTTGCAAAGTTGGCTTAAAAATTGCTTATTTACCCTCTGTGCTCCTTTACTGGTGATTGGTTTGCAGTTGATGGGTAGATACATTTCATACATTTTGGAGACTCCAAAACTATCGGTCTTCTGTTTCAAGGTGTATTTTTGCTAGTAGGTTTCAGATGTTTTTAGGTATTTGGTCATTATTGTAGTAGTTAGATGTGGTTAGTGCAGCCCACTTGGTTTAAATGTGGCAGCAGACACTCAGTGCCGTATCTTGGCAGTAGGCGCCATTAACATACTAAATGCCTTGTGTTCTGCTGACGGCTGCATTATTTTCAACCTCAATATTGAAAGCAACAAGACCCTTAAATGAAAAGCCTAAATAAAAGGTCACATTTTCATTTCCGGGGGGCACTGAATCACGATGGAGTGGCAAGATAGGAAGCTCCGTCACGTGACCACGTATAAATAAATCTCTGTCCTTGGTCCAGCCAGAAACTCTTTTGAGAATGTCACGAATCTTGTTAATGTTCCATACAGTTCCATGGAGCCATTTCATTCTCCTCTCGTCTAAAGACCCACTAATTAAtttatcaattttatttttgtgcacAATCTTGCCTAAGCCATAACCCTTTCCCAGAAAAAAGTGGGTGtagattcttttctttctggtagGAACATCCTTCATCTTAATGTCATATAAACGTTTCAGGGTTTGAAGGGCTGAGTTTAGAATTTCATCTTTGTCTGCGTTAGGCTCTTTGTCTAAGGCCTCATCTGGCCAGTACAACAAGGTGAGCAGAAAATGGGCACTTGCTGGAAAGGgtctttttgctttaaagaatCTTGCACTGAGCTCACGAAGAGTTTGTGCTGGAAGAAGTCTGGCTGATCCTGGTGCTAAGCATGATAATGTGATGTGGCACAAAATGTAATTGATCAGATCATTGTCCTCCAGCCTGTCCCGAAGTGGGTTTTCTGTATAGAAACTAAGGATCTTCTCTAGCTTTTCAGCTGATCTGGCCTCTTTCTTATCTGTTAAGAATGACAGGATATTGGTGACGTTACCTCCACCACTCTTATAAATATTCATGCGTCTCATCAGCTGGGTCTCAAGGGCACTGTTGCTGTCCTCCATAAGTGATGTTGAGATGAAGAACTTGGCATATACCTCAGACTGTCTCTTTAGCCATTTTCTGGGGTtataaatttgttctttttcatctctttcatcttcctcttccttctcgTGGTTTTTATCTGTTTGAAAATAACTTAGGTCTTCTGAAATCCATTCCAGAGCATTGTACAGGTTCTGGCGTAAGCCTTTTAAGCGGGAGTGAAGCTTTGCCCATGTTTTTTCGATGTCTTTAGGAATGTAATCTGTGATCAGGTATTTCACAAGCTCAGAGTATTCCCCCTGTggatttctgtgaaatacatCAAGTGTGGACAGAAATCTAAGAAGGCGACATCCGACTTCGACTTCTCCAAAATAGCCGGCGTTGTTCATACTGTCACGTTCTGCTTTTGCAGCCTGTTGTGCAGCCCTGAAGCATTTCATAGCTTTAAGAGCGATTTCTATCTTTTGAATGATGCGTTGGGGAGTGTCCTCCTGTGTCATTTTATCCACAGTGAAACTAAACCATTTCCTGTAGACTTGACCTTCTGTATCTAAAATATAAGAATCATTTGGCATATGAGATTTTGCAACCCCTGCCCAGTGTTCTGCATCTTCAAACTTTTCGTTGTTATAATATAGTCTGGCAAGCTGCTGGGCAAAAAAGGGATCTTTTCCAAGGAGTTCATAGGcagcttttaaaacagctgTAGCTTTTTCACAGTCTTCAGCTTTACAGACATGTTCAATGAACGGGGAGAACAGAGTGTCAGTATTGTCACCCCTGCTTCTTTTATCGCGTCGAATAAACAGATCTCTGATGAACTTTATGAATTCCTCTCGTccaaatctgttttcaaagagTGACTTTTCCTGAAGAAGACTCATTGCAAGTTGACTTTGAGGTTCATTCCCTGAAAGCTGATGCAGAATTTCTTTTGCAACCAGACAGTGTATTATCCGAACAGATAAAATATAGGTGGTACTTTCCCTTAGCTCAATAAAAATCATTCTTACTTGTTCACTCAAGTGACTTTTGAAATCATATGCTTTTAATTTCGTCTCTGCATATGCCCCCAGTCCCAGAAAAGCCTCACAGTGTGACAATGAAATATATGAATTGGGCACataaaaattaagcaaagcCACATAACGCATCAAGCATGTATCACGAGAAGAACGGTCTATGTCTTGCAGTATGTGCCCTACAAAGTCTCTCACATATGTTTCATTGAACTCCTCACACATGAGGACAAATGTGAGTATGAATTCGGGCTTGACatctttctgcttcagtttttcaAGTTTGGTTCTGAACAGACTTTTCTCTGAGTCCGTCAGCTTGTGCGTGACGGCAACTGTGTCCAGTGGAGAAGCCTTACAAAGCCTTTCGGGGTCATTGGATCGTCTGCAGCACATGAGGATGAAGTAAGGTCTGGGGGAATTAATTTTCCTAGTTGCTACAGCGTCCATTAACTCATTCCTTAGTTCTTCTAGATAGTCTTCATCATAATCTTCGATCAGGagaagcacaggaaaacaaTGACTGATCTCTTTCTCTTCATAGTCTCTGAATGCAAGCGCATGCTCGCAGACAGTTGCAGGTGGATATGAGGCTTTGATAACAGCGCATCTTaagtcctttcttcttttccacagaACTTGCCGTACTATTGTGCTTCCACCACTTCCAGGGTGGTGAAATACCTTCAGTTTAACCACAGAACAGTTGAGCCCGCTTCCTCGTAAAATGTCATCCAGCAGTTTGCTGGCATCTTTGCATGCTTCACGTTCAATGATTTCCCCACAGCGCCTTTTGTCAGCAAGCCAGAAGTTTTCCCagatgatttttcttccttggtaaaaattttgttctatttcttgtatttctttttcagtcaaaaGATCTAATTTGACATCATCACATTGGTCAACACAGAGGATTTCTAGGGAGAACAGTTTCTCTTCTTCCAGCAAGGGAAGGGTGCACAGCCCTCTGGTAGAAACTGGCAGGTGTCTGGGTTGTGCTGTCGAAGGCAGCATTGCTTGAATGGTGGCATCTACATGACTTAGCTTCATGCCCACAATACTGCATTTATCCAGTGTCTCAATGCTGCAGGATGCCTGAGCTAGATTAGCCCACTTCCCATAATTTTCTTTGGACTCTGCAATGCAAACAATGTATTCCGTGCCATTCATCTCCGTATAGAATTCCTGAAATGTATCCACAAGTGGTTTCTGCACTGGTGATAGCAATAGGAAGAGCACAATGAAAGACCGCTTTGGCAGGATCTCATCACAGATACGAGTAATTGcttttttcaggtattttttctttgttctaaTCCATGTATTTTCATCACAAGGTTTTTCATCCCCGAGGAAGTCACTGCGCCCATTGCAGAATACCCAGCTGGTCTGGTCAAACAGGCACAGATGTTTCTGAGAGGGAGGGTTGCCAGTCTTGCTTTCATTGGAAAAATCCTGTAAAAAATAAGACCTTGTTGCATGGTGTTCTTTGTACTTGCTATACAGCCCCGACACGTTGGAATGTTCATCAAAGTCAAAGACACAGAAGATGTTCAAGCGCATTAAAAAGTTGATACTGTTCAGATTATCCTTTTCACATCTGTTTGTGACAAGGATGTACCACAGGGAATCGTCCATGTAGCTTTTGCCATCGTTTAGTAGAATTGCTAACTTCCTTCCTAAATTTTGAGATACTTCTGTATGTACTTCTGTGCTGGAGAGCTCAGCTCTTTCTCTTTGAGCATCCCTATCTTGTAAACCCTGAATAAAAGTAGCAAGATGGTTGTGTTTCACTGGTTCAGACTTGGCTCCCAGTCTCTGATAGATAGATTTCTCTTTTGTCAGAGTCACCTTCTGGCTCTCCTCATTGTATTTTGGCAAATACACTTCAAAAAGTCTGTTCTTTACTAAACTGCATGTTGGTTCAATGTCAACCTCCACCACAAATCTTTGGTCCTGAGAGTCTTTCGAAATCACTTCAACGAAAACAGGGGGGTGGATACATTTCCTTGCAATTTCTtgtatgttttcctgaaaacacTTTTCTATGTGATCTAATGCATCAACGTAGCATTCCGGCTCTTTGACCTTGATGCCAACAATCTGTCCGTGTTTGTAGCCCTTGTCCTCAACACTGTCCATGATGCCAAAATGTATGGTGCCGTTTGTTCGAATGTTCATGCAGGCGGAAGCAAATCGTATCACTTCGCAGGCAAACTTTGATTTCAGTTGATTTTTGTTCAGTTCTGCAGCAATGGCAAAGGATTTGTATTCGTGGCAAGGAGTGATCAGATCACTGACTCCTGATTCTGGAGCAAGAACTTTGTCTTTCACGTATTTGAAATTGGTATCCTGACTTCTAAACGGTCGACAGTTGCTGAGCTCTAAAACTTCATCATCACCATGTTTAAGTTGGGAGCTTCTCCTTTGCTTCttgccagaagcagcagctgcgTGGTCTCTGCTGGCTTTATCCTGAGCGGGGGCATCTCTGGAGCTTACCGGCTCCGTCTGCGCTTCGGTTCTGTCGggtgctttgctgctggagTTCTTGCcttgctgtgctttttcttgGAGCTGCAGAAGTTCATTTCTCTTGCGGATTAATATGTGGATTTGGCCTCCCTTCATACCTATGCCTTTGAGGAAAGAGTCATCCAGTTCCATTAGTGCTGGACCTGTCACTTCTTCCGCATGTAGTTTTTCTACATACTCTTTCTTGATTCCAGTAGATTCCAGCCAACACTGGACATGGTTCTCGTCCCATTTGTTTACAGGTAATGTTCTGTAATCTAGAAGTTAGAGTTATGTATTAGTAACGCAAGCTAAAAACATGTCAACGTACTTCACAGGCATATGATTCTTGCAAGACTGGCCATATTGAATGCcagattcttttatttctacCAGTCCCAGTGAGAGACTGTGTCTTCTCAAATATGTCAGTTCTGATGACTAAACCCAACCTTAACCTTAATTAAAAGCAATCTTAGGCAGTGGTGCAAGACTAATGAATCAGTGAAGCAGGAAACCATGAGGGAGGTTTGGAAATGATCCTCAAAGGGAGTCATGGGAATAACCCAAAATGGTTTTTTGAAGGGAATTGATGGGATGAGGTAATCAGAACCAACAGGAATGAATTCTCGAGAGGTTTGGGGTAGATCATTTACCCACTTGAGTCTCTCTGTTTTCCACTAAATAAGAGCACTGATTAGTTTCCCCACTAGAGATGAACCCTTAAAATGCAGATACTAAAAAGCAAATTGCTACATATGAAGTAGACATCTTCCAAAAGCAACACATACCCATTGCCTTTGATGAGGGAAATCCTGCTGTTGGCGAACAAAACCctagaggggggaaaaaataactgtcTTCAGATTTACAGTTAACATTCCTGTGTTAGTTAAAGCTGACGTTACTTGTTCTGTTTTC encodes the following:
- the LOC115616704 gene encoding sterile alpha motif domain-containing protein 9-like, translating into MDYRTLPVNKWDENHVQCWLESTGIKKEYVEKLHAEEVTGPALMELDDSFLKGIGMKGGQIHILIRKRNELLQLQEKAQQGKNSSSKAPDRTEAQTEPVSSRDAPAQDKASRDHAAAASGKKQRRSSQLKHGDDEVLELSNCRPFRSQDTNFKYVKDKVLAPESGVSDLITPCHEYKSFAIAAELNKNQLKSKFACEVIRFASACMNIRTNGTIHFGIMDSVEDKGYKHGQIVGIKVKEPECYVDALDHIEKCFQENIQEIARKCIHPPVFVEVISKDSQDQRFVVEVDIEPTCSLVKNRLFEVYLPKYNEESQKVTLTKEKSIYQRLGAKSEPVKHNHLATFIQGLQDRDAQRERAELSSTEVHTEVSQNLGRKLAILLNDGKSYMDDSLWYILVTNRCEKDNLNSINFLMRLNIFCVFDFDEHSNVSGLYSKYKEHHATRSYFLQDFSNESKTGNPPSQKHLCLFDQTSWVFCNGRSDFLGDEKPCDENTWIRTKKKYLKKAITRICDEILPKRSFIVLFLLLSPVQKPLVDTFQEFYTEMNGTEYIVCIAESKENYGKWANLAQASCSIETLDKCSIVGMKLSHVDATIQAMLPSTAQPRHLPVSTRGLCTLPLLEEEKLFSLEILCVDQCDDVKLDLLTEKEIQEIEQNFYQGRKIIWENFWLADKRRCGEIIEREACKDASKLLDDILRGSGLNCSVVKLKVFHHPGSGGSTIVRQVLWKRRKDLRCAVIKASYPPATVCEHALAFRDYEEKEISHCFPVLLLIEDYDEDYLEELRNELMDAVATRKINSPRPYFILMCCRRSNDPERLCKASPLDTVAVTHKLTDSEKSLFRTKLEKLKQKDVKPEFILTFVLMCEEFNETYVRDFVGHILQDIDRSSRDTCLMRYVALLNFYVPNSYISLSHCEAFLGLGAYAETKLKAYDFKSHLSEQVRMIFIELRESTTYILSVRIIHCLVAKEILHQLSGNEPQSQLAMSLLQEKSLFENRFGREEFIKFIRDLFIRRDKRSRGDNTDTLFSPFIEHVCKAEDCEKATAVLKAAYELLGKDPFFAQQLARLYYNNEKFEDAEHWAGVAKSHMPNDSYILDTEGQVYRKWFSFTVDKMTQEDTPQRIIQKIEIALKAMKCFRAAQQAAKAERDSMNNAGYFGEVEVGCRLLRFLSTLDVFHRNPQGEYSELVKYLITDYIPKDIEKTWAKLHSRLKGLRQNLYNALEWISEDLSYFQTDKNHEKEEEDERDEKEQIYNPRKWLKRQSEVYAKFFISTSLMEDSNSALETQLMRRMNIYKSGGGNVTNILSFLTDKKEARSAEKLEKILSFYTENPLRDRLEDNDLINYILCHITLSCLAPGSARLLPAQTLRELSARFFKAKRPFPASAHFLLTLLYWPDEALDKEPNADKDEILNSALQTLKRLYDIKMKDVPTRKKRIYTHFFLGKGYGLGKIVHKNKIDKLISGSLDERRMKWLHGTVWNINKIRDILKRVSGWTKDRDLFIRGHVTELPILPLHRDSVPPGNENVTFYLGFSFKGLVAFNIEVENNAAVSRTQGI